A genomic stretch from Mesomycoplasma neurolyticum includes:
- a CDS encoding DUF262 domain-containing protein → MEIVKNNIAELLFKNNIQYIIPVYQRNYDWQKEHCEELFDDVFETEEKNKQHFLGSIVLVEDEKINNLRVFSIVDGQQRLTTIYLLLKALYDTLDNGNDFESKNQMQQIEELLFNFSTFDEIHLQNKLKLKPISSDNKQLIYLMTNKLSERDLDSNIWKNYNHFMYLFKKKLEFYSYSELATIIFNSIKKLTIVFIMLDNKNDDPQEIFERINSTGKELMLSDLIRNSLLLGADEANEKAYNDYWVPMEELLKKDELFDEYIKSFLYFAGTLKHEEKRKGKNKKNWYKIFKRYLENKTKLDVLQDLYKFSQYFYAIKKRHDIFSPVVNNLLNKINVFAPDDSYPLFYWILDDYKNKIIDEKVLVNTLKFFINYFVRQSIAKVNATYNEIFIQFHEKAFKNKIKNNENYLLSLMEFVKTLHSYPTYKMPTPQDVHNALIDKQLLGLKNKDYLGYTILNIAEKGFANWAEDSTRLSIKNKAYKKLIYPILATNWKDALGLEYTYLNENYFGLIGNWAMLRSQPTKNEKNDSISNLLKDKILLLDNFEYSKTNSTILNAINWKESEIKERTELLADFFKLEIKHDFDELVNLIPKIQNINDNEFKIIDNTMYTTLSVDNIYDTNDKIPIQYSLFGEEKQINHWMEILTNIIKKLYEFVNQAIFSFGLPFISNERGLENDGRVIGDVYINTQISTNEILDNIKILIQKVPIFTNGNLIITFKLNNK, encoded by the coding sequence ATGGAAATAGTAAAAAATAACATAGCTGAATTATTATTTAAAAACAATATTCAATATATCATTCCTGTTTATCAAAGAAATTATGATTGACAAAAAGAACACTGTGAAGAATTATTTGACGATGTCTTTGAAACTGAAGAAAAAAATAAACAACATTTTTTAGGTTCGATTGTTTTGGTTGAAGATGAAAAAATAAATAACTTAAGAGTCTTTTCTATTGTAGATGGTCAACAAAGATTAACCACGATTTATCTGTTGTTAAAAGCTCTATATGATACATTGGATAATGGTAATGACTTTGAATCTAAGAATCAAATGCAACAAATTGAAGAATTGCTTTTTAACTTTTCAACTTTTGATGAAATTCATTTGCAAAATAAATTGAAATTAAAACCTATTTCTAGCGATAATAAGCAATTAATTTATTTAATGACTAACAAATTATCAGAAAGAGATTTAGATTCAAATATTTGAAAAAATTACAATCATTTTATGTATTTATTCAAAAAAAAGTTAGAATTTTATTCATATTCTGAATTAGCAACAATTATTTTTAATTCTATTAAAAAACTTACTATTGTTTTTATTATGCTAGATAATAAAAATGATGACCCACAAGAAATTTTTGAAAGAATTAATTCTACAGGTAAAGAATTAATGTTGTCAGATTTAATTAGGAATTCATTATTACTTGGTGCTGACGAGGCAAATGAAAAAGCATATAATGATTATTGAGTACCAATGGAAGAATTATTAAAAAAAGATGAATTATTTGATGAATATATAAAATCTTTTTTGTATTTTGCCGGAACACTAAAACATGAAGAAAAAAGAAAGGGAAAAAATAAAAAAAATTGATATAAAATTTTTAAAAGATATTTGGAAAATAAAACAAAATTAGATGTTTTGCAAGATTTGTATAAGTTTTCACAATATTTTTATGCAATAAAAAAAAGGCATGATATTTTTTCACCAGTAGTTAATAATTTACTTAATAAAATTAATGTTTTTGCCCCAGATGATTCTTATCCATTATTTTATTGAATATTAGATGATTATAAAAATAAAATAATAGATGAAAAAGTATTGGTAAATACATTAAAATTTTTCATTAATTATTTCGTTAGACAATCTATTGCAAAAGTCAATGCAACTTATAATGAAATATTTATACAATTTCATGAAAAAGCATTTAAAAATAAAATAAAAAATAATGAAAATTATTTATTATCTTTAATGGAATTTGTTAAAACGCTTCATTCATATCCTACATATAAAATGCCAACACCTCAAGATGTACATAATGCGCTCATAGATAAACAATTATTAGGTTTAAAAAATAAAGATTATTTAGGTTATACAATTTTAAATATAGCAGAAAAAGGTTTTGCAAACTGAGCAGAAGACAGCACTCGTCTAAGCATCAAAAATAAAGCATACAAAAAATTAATATATCCTATTTTAGCTACTAATTGAAAAGATGCATTGGGTTTAGAATATACATATTTAAATGAAAATTACTTTGGTTTAATTGGTAATTGAGCAATGCTTCGATCACAACCAACTAAAAATGAAAAAAATGATTCCATATCAAATTTATTAAAAGATAAAATATTGCTTCTTGACAATTTTGAATATTCAAAAACTAATAGTACTATTTTGAATGCTATAAATTGAAAAGAATCAGAAATAAAAGAAAGAACTGAATTGTTAGCTGATTTTTTTAAATTAGAAATTAAACATGATTTTGATGAATTAGTTAATTTAATTCCAAAAATTCAAAATATAAATGATAATGAATTTAAAATTATTGATAATACAATGTATACTACTTTATCAGTTGACAATATATATGATACAAATGATAAGATTCCAATTCAATACTCTTTGTTTGGTGAAGAAAAACAAATTAATCATTGAATGGAGATTTTAACTAATATTATTAAAAAATTGTATGAATTTGTAAATCAAGCTATTTTTAGTTTTGGATTGCCTTTCATTTCAAATGAAAGAGGGTTAGAAAATGATGGCAGAGTTATTGGTGATGTTTATATTAATACACAAATTTCCACAAACGAAATTTTGGATAATATAAAAATTTTAATTCAAAAAGTTCCAATATTTACAAATGGTAATTTAATTATAACTTTCAAATTAAATAATAAATAA
- a CDS encoding type I restriction-modification system subunit M, protein MSKQNIEINYIDSIKEKLWKSCDEMRGNVPSEQYMHIIIAIIFLKAMSDKYEKAGEQIRKKYLNDGERKWLLAKKDLNLLKRYDVQFIVPESASWSNIQKYISKEEIGIKIDEALLALEEQNNSLKGLFEKNFSREDLDKQRLSKVIKQFSDINFSELKEDFIGRLYEYFLGNFFRKQGQNGGEFYTPQSIVELMVALLAPDSDSKIYDPACGTGGMFVQAKKYLEKHKKDITQMRVYGQEFSSTTWKLAKINLILNGFDPDDTHLGSKAESTFKEDLSGFEQFDIVLANPPFNLKIWENENASDDPRYKWGLPPTKNANYAWLSHILYKLNENGRAAVILANGALSSSQKEELSIRKKMLEENKIEAIISLPDKLFYTTGIPATIWIFNNNKLNDDVIFINAENLGELATKKLRVFNTENINEIVSAYNDAKLNKDFSIKGFAKRVSLNEIKENDYSLVPGRYIDLLEEEVDKEQLKAEILEIQNELKILFKEFTDLIPDVEKSIEQAIKFADEQEKEK, encoded by the coding sequence ATGTCCAAACAAAATATCGAAATCAATTATATTGATTCAATCAAAGAAAAATTATGAAAATCATGTGATGAAATGAGAGGGAATGTTCCTTCTGAACAATATATGCACATTATTATTGCTATTATATTTTTAAAAGCAATGTCTGATAAATATGAAAAAGCAGGAGAACAAATTAGAAAAAAATATTTGAATGATGGCGAAAGAAAATGATTATTAGCAAAAAAAGATTTAAATTTACTTAAAAGGTATGATGTTCAATTTATTGTGCCAGAAAGTGCCAGCTGATCAAATATTCAAAAATATATAAGTAAAGAAGAAATTGGAATAAAAATCGATGAGGCTTTATTAGCACTAGAAGAACAAAACAATTCATTAAAAGGTTTATTTGAAAAAAATTTTAGTCGTGAAGATTTAGACAAACAAAGATTAAGTAAAGTAATTAAACAGTTTTCTGACATTAATTTTTCTGAACTTAAAGAAGATTTTATAGGTAGACTATATGAATATTTTTTAGGAAACTTTTTTAGAAAACAAGGTCAAAATGGTGGAGAATTTTACACACCACAATCCATTGTGGAACTTATGGTTGCTCTTTTAGCTCCAGACAGCGATAGTAAAATTTATGATCCAGCTTGTGGAACAGGTGGAATGTTTGTTCAAGCTAAAAAATATTTAGAAAAACATAAAAAAGATATAACTCAAATGAGAGTATATGGTCAAGAATTTTCATCTACAACATGAAAATTAGCAAAAATTAACTTAATTTTAAATGGTTTTGATCCTGATGATACACATCTTGGTTCAAAAGCAGAAAGCACTTTCAAAGAAGACTTAAGTGGTTTTGAACAATTTGATATTGTATTAGCAAATCCACCATTTAATCTTAAAATATGAGAAAATGAAAATGCTTCAGATGATCCAAGATACAAATGAGGACTACCACCTACAAAAAATGCTAATTATGCTTGATTATCCCATATTTTATATAAATTAAATGAAAATGGTAGAGCAGCTGTTATTCTTGCTAATGGTGCACTTTCTTCTTCACAAAAAGAAGAGCTAAGCATTAGAAAAAAAATGCTTGAAGAAAATAAAATAGAAGCAATAATTTCTTTACCAGATAAATTATTTTACACAACTGGCATTCCTGCCACAATCTGAATTTTTAATAATAACAAATTGAATGACGATGTTATTTTTATTAATGCTGAAAATTTAGGAGAATTAGCTACTAAAAAACTTAGAGTGTTTAACACAGAAAATATTAATGAAATAGTTTCTGCTTATAATGATGCTAAGTTAAATAAAGATTTTAGTATCAAAGGTTTTGCAAAAAGAGTTTCATTAAATGAAATTAAAGAAAATGATTATTCACTTGTACCTGGAAGATACATTGATTTACTAGAAGAAGAAGTGGATAAAGAACAACTAAAAGCAGAGATTCTAGAAATTCAAAATGAACTCAAAATTTTATTTAAAGAATTCACTGATTTAATTCCTGATGTTGAAAAATCTATTGAACAAGCTATTAAATTTGCTGATGAGCAAGAAAAAGAAAAATAG
- a CDS encoding restriction endonuclease subunit S has protein sequence MKQIQNTNIFKLEEIAKFYLGKILKKPTESKGEYPLISSTSKNDGIIGKVETFNFQNCITLPRLGIEDNIFITLRKYKFSATSHLIIVKPNKNIVILDFLYLLLKSLNAKISQYAIEGDLIKRLSLKKLKSLKLSIPELSIQKEIVQNWKKTNESLVFFEKFFENPIFQINNLLVKTLNYVMNKSNKQNYLLSDLLDKQKPYKMGKINFESDDKKNNLYILTYKSFKNNNLNDKMTFYDEKLESFFANKNDVFFTRFPEPSFGIQNIYEENSAVFDSSLVKLNIDETKIQKDFFKYFNYSNFWLNWKQKNKTSTLLGGINFLTILNLTLSLPTLANQQKMILIINKLEKLIKILTNIQNKIQKIILINNQIIFKKIKERSS, from the coding sequence ATGAAACAAATTCAAAATACTAATATTTTCAAATTAGAAGAAATAGCTAAATTTTATCTTGGTAAAATTTTAAAAAAACCAACAGAAAGCAAAGGCGAATACCCTCTAATTTCATCTACTTCCAAAAATGATGGGATTATTGGAAAAGTTGAGACATTTAATTTTCAAAATTGTATTACATTGCCAAGATTAGGGATTGAAGATAATATTTTTATAACATTAAGGAAATATAAATTTAGTGCTACATCACACTTAATTATTGTAAAACCAAATAAAAATATTGTAATTTTAGATTTTTTATATTTACTATTAAAATCACTAAATGCTAAAATTAGTCAATATGCAATTGAGGGAGATTTAATCAAACGTTTAAGTTTGAAAAAATTAAAAAGCTTAAAGTTAAGTATTCCTGAATTAAGTATTCAAAAAGAAATTGTTCAAAATTGAAAAAAAACAAACGAAAGTCTTGTATTTTTTGAAAAATTTTTTGAAAATCCTATATTTCAAATTAATAATTTATTAGTTAAAACACTTAATTATGTTATGAATAAAAGTAATAAACAAAATTATTTATTATCTGATTTATTAGATAAACAAAAACCATATAAAATGGGTAAAATTAACTTTGAGTCAGATGATAAAAAAAATAATTTATATATTTTAACTTACAAGAGTTTCAAAAATAATAATTTAAATGACAAAATGACATTTTATGATGAAAAATTAGAAAGTTTTTTTGCTAACAAAAATGATGTTTTCTTTACTAGATTCCCAGAACCTAGTTTTGGAATTCAAAATATTTATGAAGAAAACTCAGCTGTTTTTGATAGCTCATTAGTAAAATTAAATATTGATGAAACTAAAATTCAAAAAGACTTTTTTAAATATTTTAATTATTCAAATTTTTGATTAAATTGAAAACAAAAAAATAAAACATCAACATTATTGGGCGGAATAAATTTTTTAACAATTTTAAATTTAACACTTTCACTTCCAACATTAGCAAATCAACAAAAAATGATATTAATTATAAATAAACTTGAA